Within Thermus sp. CCB_US3_UF1, the genomic segment CGGTAGTGGTCCAGGGTAAAGGGGGTAGGCAGGAAGCTAGGGTTGGCGGCGAAAAGGGCATCGGAAGGCTTGAAGCTGGAGATCACCGCCCAGTAGAAGGGGAAAACGCTGTACACCACCACGAAGACCACCAGGAGGTAAAAGAGGGTACGGTTGAGTCCGCGCAGCAGGCGCTTCATTTCAGGGCCTCCCTGCCAAGGGTGCGCATGTAAAGGACCACAAAGAGGAAGATGAGCACCAGGATGGCCACGCTGATGGCCGAACCGTAGCCCAAGTCCTGAAAGTCGATGAGGGTCTGGCGGTTGTAGACCGCCAGGGTCCTGGTGGCGGGGTTGACCCCGCTCATGACGAAGATGACGTCAAAGACCCTGAGGGCGTCCAGGGTGCGGAAGATGAGGGCCACCACCAAAGCCGGGGTGAGGAGGGGCAGGGTGATGGTCCAAAACTGCTGCCACCGGGTGGCCCCGTCGATGCTGGCCGCCTCGTAGAGTTCCTCGGGAATGAGCTGGAGCCCCGCCAGGAGCAAGAGGGCCATGAAGGGGGTGGTTTTCCAAACGTCCACGGCGATGATGGCGGGAAGGACCAGCTCGGGCCGGGCCAGGAAGGCCACCTTTTGCGAGAGGAGGCCCAGCTTGACCCCGAGGACGTTGATGACCCCGTAGACATCGTGGAGCATCCACTGCCACATCTTGGCCGAGACCACGGTGGGAATGGCCCAGGGGATGAGGATGGCGGTGCGCACCAGGCCGCGGCCACGGAAGTTGGAGTGGATGATGAGGGCAATGGCCAGACCCAGGACGGTTTCCAAGCTCACGGAGATGAGGGTGAACTTCACCGTGTTCCAGAGGGCCTGGCGGAAGTCAGGGTCTTGAAGGAGGAAAAGATAGTTCTCCAAGCCCACGAACTCCGGGGGCTCCACAAAGGCGATGTCGGCCTTGAAGAAGGACCAGTAAAAAACCTGCGCCAAGGGATAGCCGGCCACCAGGGCCACCACCACCAAGGTGGGAAGGA encodes:
- a CDS encoding carbohydrate ABC transporter permease translates to MLTQRQVRLAWFLVLPTLVVVALVAGYPLAQVFYWSFFKADIAFVEPPEFVGLENYLFLLQDPDFRQALWNTVKFTLISVSLETVLGLAIALIIHSNFRGRGLVRTAILIPWAIPTVVSAKMWQWMLHDVYGVINVLGVKLGLLSQKVAFLARPELVLPAIIAVDVWKTTPFMALLLLAGLQLIPEELYEAASIDGATRWQQFWTITLPLLTPALVVALIFRTLDALRVFDVIFVMSGVNPATRTLAVYNRQTLIDFQDLGYGSAISVAILVLIFLFVVLYMRTLGREALK